TGGAATAACAGAGATTTATTAAAAGAGAAAAAATATAAAGATGCTGTAAGAGAAACCATTGATTTATTGGACAATGGTAAAATTAGGGTTGCTGAAAAGATAAATGGAGAATGGATTGTAAATGAATGGATTAAACAGGCTATTTTGCTTTATTTTCCTATTCAAGAAATGCAAGTTATGGAAGTTGGGCCATTTGAATATTATGACAAAATACCTTTAAAGAAAAATTATAAAGAAAGAGGTGTAAGAGTTGTTCCTCCGGCTACTGCCAGATATGGTAGCTATATAGAACCGGGAGCAATACTTATGCCATCTTATGTAAATATAGGTGCTTATGTAGGCTCCGGAACTATGGTAGATACTTGGGCGACCGTTGGTTCTTGTGCTCAGGTTGGTAAAAATGTTCATCTTTCTGGTGGAGTTGGACTTGGCGGAGTTTTAGAGCCTCCTTCTGCAAGACCGGTAATTATAGAAGATAACTGCTTTATCGGTTCAAGATGTATCATTGTAGAAGGAGTAATTGTAGAAGAGGAAGCAGTCCTTGGTGCAAATGTAGTAATTACTGCTTCAACAAGAATAATAGATGTATCCGGTGATGAGCCGGTAGAATATAGAGGAAGAGTGCCGGCAAGAAGTGTAGTAGTTCCTGGAACAATAACCAAAAAATTCCCTGCCGGAGAATATGGCATCCAATGTGCTTTAATCATAGGAAAAAGAAAAGAATCAACAGATAAGAAAACATCTTTAAATGAAGCTCTTAGAGAATTTAATGTAAGTGTGTGAGGTAAAATATGAGAATAGGAACACCTCTTAGTTACAATGCTACAAAGATTTTACTTCTTGGTAGTGGGGAACTTGGAAAAGAGTTTGTTATAGAAGCTATGAGGCTTTGCCTTGAAGTTATAGCAGTAGATAATTACCAATTTGCACCGGCAGCTCAGGTTGCTCATAAATCTTATATTATAGATATGAAAAATCCAAATCAGATAAAAAATATAGTATATAGAGAAAAACCGGATTTTATAGTGCCGGAAATAGAAGCAATAGATACTGATATATTAGTTGAGCTTGAAAAAGAAGGATTTAATGTAGTTCCCTGTGCAAAGGCAGTAAAATATACAATGAACAGAATAGGTATAAGAAGACTTGCAGCAGAAGAGGTAGGACTCAAAACATCAAAATATGCATTTGCATCTGATATAGATACATATAGACAAAAAATAAAAGAAATAGGATTGCCGGCAGTTGTAAAACCGGTTATGAGTTCTTCCGGAAAAGGACAATCTGTAGTAAAAACGGAAGAAGATATAGATAAAGCTTGGTATTATGCTCAAGAAAATGCAAGAGGAAAAGGTTCAGAAGTAATAATAGAAGAATTTATAAATTTTGATTATGAGATAACTCTATTGACAGTAAGAACAAAAAATCAAGGAACTTTATTTTGCGAACCAATAGGGCATATACAGGTAGAAGGTGATTATTGGGAAAGCTGGCAACCTCATCCTATGAGTGAAATAGCTTTAAATAAAGCAAAAGATATAGCAAAAAAAATTACAGATGCCCTTGGAGGATATGGTATTTTTGGATGTGAGATGTTTGTAAAAGGAGATGAAGTTTGGTTTAATGAAATATCTCCAAGACCTCATGATACCGGAATGGTAACATTAATATCTCAAAATATGTCTGAATTTGAAATACATTTAAGAGCTATATTAGGACTTCCGATAAATATTAAATTGCTTTCTCCTTCTGCTTCTTATTGTTTCCATGCTAAAAGCTACTCTGTAGCCCCTTATTATGAAGGTTTAGCAGAAGCTTTAGCTATACCGGATACAAAAGTAAGAATCTTTGGGAAACCGACAACAAGACCGAAAAGAAGAATGGGTGTAGCCCTTGCAACAGCAGACACAATAGAAGAAGCAAGAGCAAAAGCTAAAAAAGTAGCTCAAACTATAAAAGTAATAGAAGAATAAAAAACCTTACGGTTTAAACCGTAAGGTAAAATTTTTTGAATAAAATTTTAACGAACATAAGGATACTTAAGCTCTTCTTTAGATTTAGTCTTTTTAGCCTCTTCAACAATTTCATCTATTTTTGATTTTGGATGGCTAAATAGCGAATAAACAAGAGAAAAAATCATTAATCCGGTATAAATAAAAATAAAAACACCGGCTACCGGTAAAACAATCCACCATAAAAGATAAGCAAACATAACAACGAAAACTAAAGAAAACATATTAGTAATACACTCCTATGAAAAATCTATAGTTTTAAATACACATCAAAAATTACAAATATAAAGTAGAAAATGCTAATATATCCGTTTATGGTAAAAAATGCTTTATTTATTTTTGATAAATCATTTTCTTTTATTAAAAGATGTTCATATAATAAAAATGTAGATAAAATAAACACTCCAATAAAATATATTTTACCCATATCTGCATAAATTCCGGTTAAAATTATAAATAAAAATGTTAAAAAATGAAAAAATCTTGCAAATATCAAAGATTTTTTAACACCAAATTTTGCCGGTATAGAATGAATGCCATATTTTCTATCAAATTCTATATCCTGTAGAGCATAAAGAATATCAAAACCGGAAACCCAAAAAGCCATTCCAAGTCCTAAGAATACCATAGAAGGCTCTACATTACCTTTTAAAGCAATAGAAACAGCTATTGGAATTAAAAAATAAACAATTCCAAGTAAAAGATGGACAAAATTAGTAAATCTTTTTCCAAGTGGATATAAAATAAGAAAAAATAAAGCAACCGGTGAAAGTAAAAAAGCTAACTTATTTAGCATATAAGCAGAAAAAATCAAAACAATAGAAGATAAAACACCAAGAATTAAAAGTTCATAATCCTTTATTGCACCGGTAACAGATGACCAATTTTTTGTTCTTGGATTTAACTTATCAAAAGGTAAATCAAAAAATCTATTAAAAGCCATTCCGGCAGTTCTACCGGCAATAATAGCAATAGTTATCCAAAATAATTTATAAAAAGATGGAAAACCTTTTTCTAAAATAAAGATAGCAGATAACCCAAAAGGCAACGCAAAAATCGTATGACTAA
This region of Venenivibrio stagnispumantis genomic DNA includes:
- a CDS encoding 2,3,4,5-tetrahydropyridine-2,6-dicarboxylate N-succinyltransferase; amino-acid sequence: MEELKQLIIEAWNNRDLLKEKKYKDAVRETIDLLDNGKIRVAEKINGEWIVNEWIKQAILLYFPIQEMQVMEVGPFEYYDKIPLKKNYKERGVRVVPPATARYGSYIEPGAILMPSYVNIGAYVGSGTMVDTWATVGSCAQVGKNVHLSGGVGLGGVLEPPSARPVIIEDNCFIGSRCIIVEGVIVEEEAVLGANVVITASTRIIDVSGDEPVEYRGRVPARSVVVPGTITKKFPAGEYGIQCALIIGKRKESTDKKTSLNEALREFNVSV
- the purT gene encoding formate-dependent phosphoribosylglycinamide formyltransferase — translated: MRIGTPLSYNATKILLLGSGELGKEFVIEAMRLCLEVIAVDNYQFAPAAQVAHKSYIIDMKNPNQIKNIVYREKPDFIVPEIEAIDTDILVELEKEGFNVVPCAKAVKYTMNRIGIRRLAAEEVGLKTSKYAFASDIDTYRQKIKEIGLPAVVKPVMSSSGKGQSVVKTEEDIDKAWYYAQENARGKGSEVIIEEFINFDYEITLLTVRTKNQGTLFCEPIGHIQVEGDYWESWQPHPMSEIALNKAKDIAKKITDALGGYGIFGCEMFVKGDEVWFNEISPRPHDTGMVTLISQNMSEFEIHLRAILGLPINIKLLSPSASYCFHAKSYSVAPYYEGLAEALAIPDTKVRIFGKPTTRPKRRMGVALATADTIEEARAKAKKVAQTIKVIEE
- a CDS encoding UbiA-like polyprenyltransferase, translated to MENFLKKIKAYLEVIKFSHTIFALPFGLSAIFILEKGFPSFYKLFWITIAIIAGRTAGMAFNRFFDLPFDKLNPRTKNWSSVTGAIKDYELLILGVLSSIVLIFSAYMLNKLAFLLSPVALFFLILYPLGKRFTNFVHLLLGIVYFLIPIAVSIALKGNVEPSMVFLGLGMAFWVSGFDILYALQDIEFDRKYGIHSIPAKFGVKKSLIFARFFHFLTFLFIILTGIYADMGKIYFIGVFILSTFLLYEHLLIKENDLSKINKAFFTINGYISIFYFIFVIFDVYLKL